The following are encoded in a window of Nibricoccus aquaticus genomic DNA:
- a CDS encoding MFS transporter has protein sequence MNIAQFKKSGHWPTLATSFLYFDVSFMVWTLLGALGAMIAPDLSLTADQKFLMVSTPILAGAFLRIALSMLVDRIGTKKTGIIAQLIVMAGLFVAWQHGIHSLNQALILGGILGVAGASFAVALPQSGRWYPPHMQGVVLGLAGAGNVGVVIDHLAAPRIAAHWGWQSVFGAALIPLALAFILYVIFSKEPPGEFKKKKLSDYAKLLSEKDAHWFCFFYTISFGGFVGLATAFAIYFSDQFGLKPVHAGEMAAFCTLVGALGRPMGGALADKLGGIKALGVFYSVAIVSLIVAALAHNLWICGAAFFVASGAFGMCNGSVFQLLPQRFAKDISVMTGLVGCGGGIGGFLLGRMFGLSKQHTGNYTVGILLFAGLCVIALIGLRLVKTRWRTTWGATAAARI, from the coding sequence ATGAACATCGCCCAGTTTAAGAAGTCCGGTCACTGGCCCACGCTCGCCACATCGTTTCTCTATTTCGACGTCAGCTTCATGGTGTGGACGCTCCTCGGCGCACTCGGCGCGATGATCGCCCCCGATCTCAGCCTCACCGCCGACCAAAAATTTCTGATGGTCTCCACGCCCATCCTCGCCGGTGCCTTCCTCCGCATCGCCCTGAGCATGCTCGTCGATCGCATCGGCACCAAGAAGACCGGCATCATCGCCCAGCTCATCGTTATGGCCGGCCTCTTCGTCGCTTGGCAGCACGGTATCCATTCTCTCAATCAGGCTCTGATCCTCGGCGGCATCCTCGGCGTCGCCGGAGCCAGCTTCGCCGTCGCCCTCCCCCAATCCGGCCGCTGGTACCCGCCCCACATGCAGGGCGTCGTCCTCGGTCTCGCCGGTGCGGGCAACGTCGGTGTCGTCATCGATCACCTCGCCGCCCCCCGCATCGCCGCCCACTGGGGATGGCAGTCCGTCTTCGGCGCCGCCCTCATCCCGCTCGCACTCGCCTTCATCCTCTACGTGATTTTCTCCAAGGAGCCTCCCGGCGAATTCAAAAAGAAAAAACTCTCCGACTACGCCAAACTCCTCAGCGAAAAGGACGCCCACTGGTTCTGCTTTTTCTACACGATCAGCTTCGGAGGCTTCGTCGGCCTCGCCACCGCCTTTGCCATCTACTTCAGCGATCAATTCGGCCTCAAGCCCGTCCACGCCGGCGAAATGGCCGCCTTCTGCACCTTGGTCGGCGCACTCGGGCGTCCGATGGGCGGCGCGCTCGCCGACAAACTCGGCGGCATCAAAGCCCTCGGCGTCTTCTACAGCGTCGCCATCGTCTCCCTCATCGTCGCCGCCCTCGCGCACAATCTCTGGATCTGCGGCGCCGCCTTCTTCGTCGCCTCCGGTGCCTTCGGCATGTGCAACGGATCCGTTTTTCAACTACTCCCGCAGCGCTTCGCTAAAGACATCTCCGTCATGACCGGCCTCGTCGGCTGCGGCGGCGGCATCGGCGGCTTCCTCCTCGGCCGCATGTTCGGCCTCTCCAAACAGCACACAGGCAACTACACCGTCGGCATCCTCCTCTTCGCCGGCCTCTGCGTCATCGCCCTCATCGGCCTGCGCCTCGTGAAAACCCGCTGGCGCACCACTTGGGGCGCCACCGCCGCCGCCCGCATCTAA
- a CDS encoding alginate export family protein — MNIARTCQQLALTALLGASAATGLHAQYAPPPPPRPFPGFINEKLRATDVYMSAWDIAVNLRGRYEYKNNAGFTDAGSNWDFSTRPQDDNDNAYYLLRAMPRVAYTGKWFAATVEGRSSYSIGDERYLATAPGKALAERDGPIDLHQAFVFIGNHKEFPVSLKLGRQELVYGDQRLVGHFRWNNNARTFDALKVRWQNAIFGVDVFTGGVVYNDHNNGNDFNSQDLFSGAYFNFPTVSTKDIVEAYVFARNTARGIVTDDWSGVPAPFRFPAPQDLYTWGLRLKSKPAAYDAWDYGIELMYQTGNKATVFPATAVAAARTAPRLDHSAYAGILQLGYTWTEHAWQPRLALIYSHGSGDDNAADAKSQTFQNLFPTNHLFYGYMDLSSLQNTQDLRLAYTFKPKPTLSVALEGHVQQLTETTDYWYNVAGVPRNFTTTAVGSGSGYRINPSYDAGLGYEADLVVGYSVTHYAQLELGLSHYFRGDYIKQSLRTVGSRDASYAYFQLTLNL; from the coding sequence ATGAACATCGCACGCACCTGTCAGCAGCTCGCGCTCACCGCCCTCCTCGGCGCCAGCGCCGCCACTGGTCTCCACGCCCAGTACGCCCCGCCTCCTCCCCCGCGCCCGTTCCCCGGCTTCATCAACGAAAAACTCCGCGCCACCGACGTCTACATGTCGGCCTGGGACATCGCCGTGAACCTCCGCGGCCGCTACGAATACAAAAACAACGCCGGCTTCACCGACGCCGGCTCCAACTGGGATTTCTCCACCCGCCCGCAGGACGACAACGACAACGCCTACTACCTTCTCCGCGCCATGCCGCGCGTCGCCTACACCGGCAAATGGTTCGCCGCCACCGTCGAAGGGCGCTCCAGCTACTCCATCGGCGACGAGCGTTACCTCGCCACCGCCCCCGGCAAAGCCCTCGCCGAACGCGACGGTCCCATCGACCTCCACCAAGCCTTCGTCTTCATCGGCAATCACAAGGAGTTCCCTGTATCCTTGAAGCTCGGACGCCAGGAACTCGTCTATGGCGACCAGCGCCTCGTCGGCCACTTCCGCTGGAACAACAACGCCCGCACCTTCGATGCCCTCAAGGTCCGCTGGCAAAACGCGATCTTCGGCGTCGATGTCTTCACCGGCGGCGTCGTGTACAATGACCACAACAACGGAAACGACTTCAACTCCCAGGATCTCTTCTCCGGCGCCTACTTCAACTTCCCGACCGTCTCCACCAAGGACATCGTCGAAGCCTACGTCTTCGCCCGCAACACCGCTCGCGGCATCGTCACCGACGACTGGTCCGGCGTCCCCGCCCCCTTTCGCTTCCCCGCCCCGCAGGATCTCTACACCTGGGGCCTCCGCCTGAAATCGAAACCCGCCGCGTACGACGCTTGGGACTACGGCATCGAGCTCATGTACCAGACCGGTAACAAAGCCACCGTCTTCCCCGCCACCGCCGTCGCCGCCGCCCGCACCGCCCCACGTCTGGATCACAGCGCCTACGCCGGCATTCTCCAGCTTGGCTACACGTGGACCGAACACGCCTGGCAGCCCCGCCTCGCCCTCATCTATAGCCACGGCTCGGGTGACGACAACGCAGCCGACGCCAAGAGCCAGACCTTCCAAAATCTCTTCCCCACGAACCATCTCTTCTACGGCTACATGGATCTCTCCAGCCTCCAGAACACCCAGGACCTCCGCCTCGCCTACACCTTCAAACCCAAGCCCACGCTCAGCGTCGCCCTCGAAGGTCACGTCCAGCAGCTCACCGAGACCACCGACTACTGGTACAACGTCGCCGGCGTCCCGCGCAACTTCACCACCACCGCCGTCGGCAGCGGCTCCGGCTACCGCATCAACCCGTCCTACGATGCCGGACTCGGCTACGAAGCCGATCTCGTCGTCGGCTATTCAGTTACCCACTACGCCCAGCTCGAACTCGGCCTGAGCCACTACTTCCGCGGCGACTACATCAAACAGTCCCTCCGCACCGTCGGCTCCCGCGACGCCAGCTACGCCTACTTTCAGCTCACGCTGAATCTCTGA
- a CDS encoding bifunctional protein-serine/threonine kinase/phosphatase, producing MPQPALAHASTDRHAHAAMKVFPTSHGVPRHPTGTSQDASRVLVRDGRVIAALADGVGSSQEGGAAAQRAVDMIVDYYVARPQAWTPRRALTDFVSQINRIFHQESQLRHGSSELLCTLTVAVIENGRLYGLNIGDSPAYLWRRAKLTRLSQNHALSQNGMQHVLTRAVGLEPTVEPWFFENTVEDGDMLLLCSDGVSNAVSENQLAELLSRRTAARSIVSSAAERIEENSDLRDDATAVVLDIAQRGWTGGTGERPLEVLPALRPGDIIDNFKLLRPLQDTARVWLAEKLPASASASDHSTFNLQPSTHAPSATGARCVLKFPPLEARDEDARRDGFLRELWQASRIDSPDFIRATIPAEGSLRYYVMDYVEAPTLRAHLANGSLRVEETVELARFLLRSGQYLLSRDHAHGDIKPDNILVLRDGENLRFLLIDLGSAAEVFSVTNRAGTPSYLAPERFQNAPLSERTELFAIGVTLYESLVRTYPYGEIERFQTPRFDTSPKRLTRLNTAVPPWLESVISRSLAPDPDDRYQNFSEMAYDLDHPNEVTPFYAKNTALLDRDPVRFYKLLSLALFLTNIALLWHRLRR from the coding sequence ATGCCGCAACCCGCGCTCGCCCACGCATCCACCGACCGCCACGCTCACGCGGCAATGAAGGTTTTCCCCACCTCACACGGCGTCCCGCGTCACCCCACCGGCACCTCGCAAGACGCCTCCCGCGTGCTCGTCCGCGACGGCCGCGTCATCGCCGCCCTCGCTGACGGCGTCGGCTCCAGTCAGGAGGGCGGAGCCGCCGCTCAACGCGCCGTCGACATGATCGTCGATTACTACGTCGCCCGCCCCCAGGCTTGGACTCCCCGCCGCGCCCTCACCGACTTCGTCAGCCAGATCAACCGCATCTTCCACCAAGAATCCCAGCTCCGCCACGGCTCCTCCGAACTCCTCTGCACCCTCACCGTCGCCGTCATCGAAAACGGCCGCCTCTACGGCCTCAACATCGGTGACTCCCCCGCCTACCTCTGGCGCCGCGCCAAACTCACCCGCCTCTCCCAAAACCATGCCCTCTCCCAAAACGGCATGCAGCACGTCCTCACCCGCGCCGTCGGCCTCGAACCCACTGTCGAGCCGTGGTTCTTCGAAAACACCGTCGAGGATGGCGACATGCTGCTCCTCTGCTCCGACGGCGTCTCCAACGCCGTATCCGAAAACCAACTCGCCGAACTCCTCTCCCGCCGCACCGCCGCCCGCAGCATCGTTTCCTCCGCCGCCGAGCGCATCGAAGAAAACTCCGATCTCCGCGACGACGCCACCGCCGTCGTCCTCGACATCGCCCAGCGCGGCTGGACCGGCGGCACCGGCGAACGCCCCCTCGAAGTCCTCCCCGCCCTCCGCCCCGGCGACATCATCGACAACTTCAAACTCCTCCGCCCTCTCCAGGACACCGCCCGCGTCTGGCTCGCCGAAAAACTCCCCGCCTCCGCCTCAGCCTCCGATCATTCAACTTTCAACCTTCAACCTTCAACCCACGCACCAAGCGCCACAGGCGCTCGGTGCGTGCTTAAATTCCCTCCCCTCGAAGCCCGCGACGAAGACGCCCGCCGTGACGGCTTCCTCCGCGAACTCTGGCAGGCCTCCCGCATCGACTCTCCCGACTTCATCCGCGCCACCATCCCCGCCGAGGGCTCCCTCCGCTACTACGTGATGGACTACGTCGAGGCGCCCACCCTTCGAGCACACCTCGCCAACGGCTCTCTCCGCGTCGAGGAAACTGTCGAGCTCGCCCGCTTCCTCCTGCGCTCCGGCCAGTATCTGCTTTCCCGCGACCACGCCCACGGCGACATCAAACCCGATAATATCCTCGTCCTCCGCGACGGCGAAAACCTCCGCTTCCTCCTCATCGACCTAGGCAGCGCCGCCGAGGTCTTCTCCGTCACCAACCGCGCCGGCACCCCCAGCTACCTCGCTCCCGAACGCTTCCAAAACGCCCCGCTCTCCGAACGCACCGAGCTTTTCGCCATCGGCGTCACCCTCTACGAATCCCTCGTCCGCACCTACCCCTACGGCGAGATCGAGCGCTTCCAGACTCCTCGCTTCGACACTTCTCCCAAACGCCTTACCCGCCTCAACACTGCCGTCCCGCCCTGGCTCGAATCCGTCATTTCCCGCTCCCTCGCCCCCGATCCCGACGACCGCTACCAAAACTTCTCCGAGATGGCCTACGACTTGGACCATCCAAACGAGGTCACGCCGTTCTACGCAAAAAACACCGCCCTCCTGGATCGCGACCCCGTCCGCTTCTACAAGCTCCTCAGCCTCGCCCTCTTCCTGACGAACATCGCCCTTCTCTGGCACCGCCTCCGTCGCTGA